The following coding sequences lie in one Methanomassiliicoccales archaeon genomic window:
- a CDS encoding superoxide dismutase has product MEVGKKYELPPLKYGYKDLAPFLSEEQLMLHHDKHHAAYVNGANAILDKLAAARKDNVDLDMKAIEKEFSFNVGGHHLHKMFWMNLAPTSQGGGQPGGKLGDALVAEFGSFERFKKEFSAVATSTEGSGWAALAFCRMTQRPVIMQVEKHNINVIPGYKILMVLDVWEHAYYVDYKNLRPKYVEAFWNNVNWDFVAEQFEKVAQK; this is encoded by the coding sequence ATGGAAGTCGGAAAGAAATACGAACTGCCGCCGCTGAAGTACGGCTACAAGGACCTTGCGCCGTTCCTGTCCGAGGAACAGCTGATGCTGCATCACGACAAACACCACGCCGCCTATGTCAATGGTGCCAATGCGATCCTAGACAAGCTTGCGGCCGCCAGGAAGGACAATGTTGACCTGGACATGAAGGCGATCGAGAAGGAGTTTTCCTTCAATGTAGGAGGCCATCATCTGCATAAGATGTTCTGGATGAACCTGGCCCCGACCAGTCAAGGGGGCGGACAGCCAGGTGGAAAGCTTGGAGACGCGCTTGTAGCCGAGTTCGGTTCCTTCGAACGGTTCAAGAAGGAGTTCAGCGCAGTTGCCACCAGCACCGAAGGGTCAGGATGGGCCGCACTGGCGTTCTGCCGGATGACTCAGAGGCCGGTGATAATGCAGGTCGAGAAGCACAACATCAACGTCATTCCAGGATACAAGATCCTCATGGTCCTGGACGTATGGGAGCACGCCTATTACGTGGACTACAAGAACCTGAGGCCAAAGTACGTAGAGGCATTCTGGAACAACGTCAACTGGGACTTCGTCGCGGAACAGTTCGAAAAGGTCGCCCAGAAGTGA
- the nadA gene encoding quinolinate synthase NadA produces MQDWERIQELKKEKNAVILAHNYQPPEIQEIADFVGDSLGLSVQATKTTADVIIFCGVDFMAESAKVLNPSRTVILPEPQAMCPMAAMCDAESLHEVRMKYPEAAVVAYVNTSAACKAETDVCCTSSNAVKVVGNLDARQILFVPDCNLGYYVQRFFREKEIIVWPGFCPTHDLISPEAITLLKKSHPKALVLVHPECRPEVIDMADKVASTEGILKFAKSSDAQEFIIATEGTMTYRLQKENPDKRFYSIEGAICPTMKMITRQMVIKCLETLQPTIELPADVIEKARKPLERMMEIGRGD; encoded by the coding sequence ATGCAGGACTGGGAAAGAATCCAGGAGCTGAAGAAGGAGAAGAACGCCGTCATCCTGGCGCACAACTATCAGCCTCCTGAGATCCAGGAGATAGCGGATTTCGTGGGCGATTCTCTAGGCCTTTCGGTTCAGGCGACCAAGACCACGGCCGATGTCATCATTTTCTGCGGCGTCGACTTCATGGCCGAGTCGGCCAAGGTCCTGAACCCATCCAGGACCGTGATATTGCCTGAGCCTCAGGCCATGTGTCCTATGGCGGCCATGTGTGACGCCGAATCGTTGCACGAGGTTCGCATGAAATACCCGGAGGCGGCGGTCGTCGCTTACGTCAACACTTCCGCAGCCTGCAAGGCGGAAACCGACGTGTGCTGCACATCGTCCAATGCGGTGAAGGTGGTCGGCAATCTCGATGCCAGGCAGATCCTCTTCGTTCCAGACTGCAATCTGGGCTATTACGTTCAGAGGTTCTTCCGGGAAAAGGAGATAATAGTCTGGCCCGGCTTCTGCCCTACCCACGACCTGATATCGCCAGAGGCCATAACCCTGCTCAAGAAATCACACCCCAAGGCATTGGTCTTGGTCCACCCCGAGTGCCGTCCAGAGGTCATCGACATGGCGGATAAGGTGGCATCCACTGAAGGCATATTGAAGTTTGCCAAATCATCCGACGCCCAAGAGTTCATTATCGCCACCGAGGGCACGATGACCTATCGGTTGCAAAAGGAGAACCCGGATAAGAGGTTCTATTCCATTGAAGGGGCGATCTGCCCGACCATGAAGATGATCACAAGGCAGATGGTCATCAAATGTCTGGAGACCCTGCAGCCGACCATCGAGCTGCCGGCGGACGTGATCGAAAAGGCGAGGAAACCGCTCGAACGCATGATGGAGATCGGGAGAGGGGATTAG
- a CDS encoding PQQ-binding-like beta-propeller repeat protein: MKVSGEVVAMRSWAAIIIVGMMMAMPIFGSVQGSYINSNQGLSMAGGNPQNNGLSQYNTTNVGNRTQWILSMDILPYIGKTFFDLSGFCIGPDGTIYAQKQDYESPSKRGLVAINPWGTLKWFSTATAGYGEVGPSLVVGADGYIYCICNLAQQTPPDPVTGNYQINVDNRILALNPEDGSKRWDYASSGGSLSQYNQLAVCPNGLLVFTAISSGVSSVTALYSNGSLAWEVPINGLVNMIAVSSNSTSYVVSADGHFFSIDPNGNILWSVSGVVQNGSFKSISLDNHDNIYLLANSADYSADHLFKYYPNGTMDWAYEPANYTITPPVMDIHDNIYFSYTKIIKGTVQGGSPTTGIMSMNPEGQPRWTIHSESGPMAVSADGIIYVASDHLMALNDSGTILWEKDGLHPPSLIDQSQSGQTGEGVVIGQDGTVFFLYSLSLPGGQLEYFLGIKGTPTPGDPGLDQQTIIPIIAAMAMFALVIVLFIVKKRSGRLEH; the protein is encoded by the coding sequence ATGAAGGTCAGTGGGGAAGTAGTAGCAATGAGGTCATGGGCGGCCATCATTATTGTGGGGATGATGATGGCTATGCCCATCTTTGGAAGCGTTCAGGGAAGTTACATTAATTCAAACCAAGGACTATCGATGGCAGGAGGAAACCCCCAAAATAATGGTCTAAGTCAATACAATACAACGAACGTGGGGAACCGGACGCAGTGGATCCTTTCAATGGACATCCTGCCATATATCGGAAAGACATTTTTTGATCTTTCCGGGTTCTGCATCGGTCCAGATGGAACGATCTATGCACAAAAACAGGACTATGAGTCGCCATCAAAGAGAGGTCTCGTTGCCATCAATCCGTGGGGGACTTTGAAGTGGTTTTCCACGGCGACCGCAGGATACGGTGAGGTAGGTCCTAGCCTCGTTGTTGGGGCCGATGGCTATATCTATTGCATTTGCAACCTAGCTCAACAGACACCACCGGATCCAGTAACGGGAAATTATCAGATAAACGTCGATAACCGGATATTGGCATTGAACCCAGAGGACGGCTCTAAGAGATGGGATTACGCTTCATCGGGAGGGAGCCTTTCTCAATACAATCAATTGGCCGTTTGTCCCAATGGATTGCTTGTCTTTACTGCGATCAGTTCGGGCGTTAGCTCGGTAACCGCACTATATTCCAATGGTTCGTTAGCCTGGGAGGTTCCTATCAATGGATTAGTAAATATGATTGCGGTCAGCAGTAATTCCACATCTTATGTGGTTTCAGCTGATGGACACTTCTTTTCAATAGATCCTAACGGGAATATATTATGGAGTGTGTCAGGTGTGGTCCAGAATGGGAGCTTCAAATCAATATCCCTCGACAACCACGATAATATCTATCTGTTGGCAAATTCCGCAGATTACTCTGCGGATCATTTGTTTAAATATTATCCCAATGGCACGATGGATTGGGCCTATGAACCCGCTAATTATACGATCACTCCTCCTGTGATGGACATTCATGACAACATTTACTTCAGCTATACAAAAATCATTAAGGGTACTGTGCAAGGCGGCTCCCCAACCACTGGGATAATGTCCATGAATCCCGAAGGTCAGCCCAGATGGACGATCCACTCGGAATCCGGACCTATGGCTGTAAGCGCAGACGGGATCATATATGTGGCCTCAGATCATCTGATGGCGCTGAACGACAGTGGCACCATCTTGTGGGAAAAAGATGGGCTGCACCCTCCCTCACTCATTGATCAATCCCAATCAGGTCAGACTGGCGAAGGTGTCGTTATTGGTCAAGATGGAACAGTGTTCTTTCTCTACTCGTTGAGTTTGCCAGGTGGGCAATTGGAATATTTCCTCGGAATCAAAGGGACACCAACACCTGGTGACCCTGGTCTGGACCAACAGACGATCATCCCGATTATCGCGGCAATGGCGATGTTTGCGTTGGTTATTGTTCTGTTCATAGTGAAGAAAAGAAGTGGGAGGTTGGAGCATTGA
- a CDS encoding winged helix-turn-helix domain-containing protein, producing the protein MIEGSSQYRSRCRIYADILRAIQESEQAKVSYLLHKANLSHERLLNHLTKITALGLIEKRSDGETVYFVITQKGRKYLMEFAKVQEFGDAFGIDV; encoded by the coding sequence ATGATCGAGGGATCGTCCCAATATCGATCCAGGTGCCGGATCTATGCTGATATCCTAAGAGCGATCCAGGAGAGCGAACAGGCAAAGGTTTCCTATCTTCTTCATAAAGCCAATCTGTCCCACGAACGGCTACTGAATCATCTGACCAAAATAACTGCCTTGGGGCTGATCGAAAAGAGGTCCGACGGTGAAACTGTCTATTTTGTTATTACCCAGAAAGGTAGGAAATATTTGATGGAGTTCGCCAAAGTTCAGGAGTTCGGGGATGCATTCGGCATTGATGTGTAG
- a CDS encoding LysE family transporter codes for MEESALVFLASVAVITVSGAFMPGPLFAATIAKSYNDPRAGIKVTAGHAAIEVPLIVAIFLGFDLVLKDQTVFAYIALIGGAILMYMGVSEFRARKAIVQERDDGQGSFTTGMVTTITNPYWVFWWATVGATLVTTAIGYGLIILPMFIITHLAVDLGWNHFVATTVFRSKGLWNRRWHEYLIMAAAIIMIFFAMYFLYSSITTLIKF; via the coding sequence ATGGAAGAATCGGCCCTGGTATTCCTGGCGTCCGTCGCCGTCATCACGGTCTCCGGAGCATTCATGCCCGGTCCGTTGTTCGCGGCCACCATTGCCAAGAGCTACAATGACCCGAGGGCGGGGATCAAGGTGACCGCAGGGCATGCCGCTATCGAGGTGCCGCTGATCGTCGCGATCTTCCTGGGGTTCGACCTCGTCCTGAAGGACCAGACCGTATTCGCATACATCGCGCTGATCGGGGGCGCCATCCTGATGTACATGGGAGTGTCCGAGTTCAGGGCCAGGAAGGCCATCGTACAGGAGAGGGATGACGGCCAGGGCTCTTTCACGACCGGCATGGTCACCACCATCACTAATCCTTACTGGGTCTTCTGGTGGGCAACGGTCGGCGCCACGCTCGTCACGACAGCCATCGGTTATGGGCTCATCATCCTCCCTATGTTCATCATCACCCATCTGGCCGTCGACCTCGGATGGAACCATTTCGTGGCCACGACGGTCTTCCGATCCAAGGGACTATGGAATCGTAGATGGCATGAATACCTCATCATGGCCGCTGCGATCATCATGATCTTCTTTGCTATGTATTTCCTGTACAGCTCGATAACCACACTGATAAAGTTCTGA